One Octopus sinensis unplaced genomic scaffold, ASM634580v1 Contig12563, whole genome shotgun sequence DNA segment encodes these proteins:
- the LOC115229379 gene encoding uncharacterized protein LOC115229379 has protein sequence MWFTFSGGAGYSPKRYLKRTICSPPTRGLPPGRHLLNVGTYYRLLLLTSGDVEQNPGPKLTIQCLNIDGIRGKTAELASFLEENRIDICLLQETKLSKRIPTPLFAGYDALRCDRESEHGGGLLTLIKRGIKYFENPLPYTSLKKDSNTEIIGISLMTSYGRLEIANVYVPPPGSCKKGYRFDLSSLDKLDNLLLCGDLNAKHPAWFRYQTADARGNLLISQLQKLIILNNPKKNTRTPYNSKDTRTSPDLSICSPRLSPIIKWSVRYDLRSDHHSMIMRMNCSPHLILKPNFSMITKTQIGMLSQITSIQDSRTFTLRIFLPWTGQWKASTKLS, from the coding sequence ATGTGGTTCACCTTTTCTGGTGGCGCCGGATACAGTCCTAAACGGTATCTAAAAAGAACCATTTGCTCCCCGCCAACCAGAGGACTTCCCCCTGGACGGCATCTTCTCAACGTTGGCACTTACTATCGATTGTTGCTGTTGACCTCAGGTGACGTGGAACAGAATCCCGGTCCAAAGCTAACAATACAATGCCTGAATATTGACGGGATTCGAGGAAAGACGGCGGAACTTGCCAGTTTTTTGGAGGAGAACCGAATAGATATCTGTCTTCTCCAAGAGACGAAACTTTCGAAACGGATCCCTACTCCTCTTTTTGCTGGATACGATGCACTACGATGTGACCGCGAGTCGGAGCATGGAGGGGGTCTACTGACCCTTATAAAAAGAGGAATAAAATATTTCGAGAATCCCTTACCGTATACAAGCCTAAAGAAGGACTCCAACACCGAAATAATTGGAATCTCACTTATGACCTCCTACGGAAGACTTGAAATCGCCAATGTCTACGTACCTCCCCCAGGTTCATGCAAGAAGGGCTATCGTTTTGACCTATCAAGCCTTGATAAATTGGATAACTTACTCTTATGCGGAGATCTGAACGCGAAGCATCCCGCTTGGTTCAGATATCAGACTGCCGATGCCAGAGGAAACCTTTTGATATCGCAATTGCAGAAGTTAATAATCCTTAACAACCCGAAAAAGAACACTCGAACACCCTACAACTCTAAGGACACGAGGACATCGCCAGATCTATCAATCTGCTCACCTCGGCTTTCCCCTATCATCAAATGGTCGGTCCGCTATGATCTCCGAAGTGACCACCACtcaatgataatgagaatgaacTGTTCTCCACATCTCATACTGAAACCAAATTTTTCTATGATTACGAAAACGCAGATTGGAATGCTTTCGCAAATTACGTCGATTCAAGACTCCAGAACTTTCACCCTAAGAATTTTTCTTCCTTGGACAGGGCAGTGGAAAGCTTCAACAAAACTATCATAG
- the LOC115229386 gene encoding uncharacterized protein LOC115229386 gives MNSRKIEISSDTNTFDLTAEEKIYDLENKCNQIASIAHDINSFVKKSAEKINVIEENTEICNQNIKQGRRELHKASLLKASGATVTGGFIGAAVGGPVGCLIGLKLGTFIGAVSGTAILAAGLKTGIWISKRKRKILSDNYSENNK, from the exons ATGAATTCGCgaaaaattgaaatttcttcAGATACTAATACCTTCGATTTAACAGCTGAAGAGAAAATTTATGATCTTGAAAATAAATGCAATCAAATTGCATCCATAGCTCATGATATCAATTCTTTCGTAAAGAAAAGTGCCGAAAAGATCAACGTAATCGAAGAAAACACCGAAATTtgtaatcaaaatataaaacaggGAAGAAGAGAATTACATAAA gCGTCTTTATTAAAAGCTTCGGGAGCTACAGTCACTGGGGGTTTTATTGGTGCGGCAGTCGGTGGACCTGTTGGGTGTCTTATTGGACTAAAATTGGGGACTTTTATTGGAGCAGTTTCAGGCACTGCAATTCTTGCTGCTG GACTGAAAACGGGAATTTGGATTTCGAAACGAAAGCGTAAAATACTCAGCGATAATTATTcggaaaataacaaataa